The segment CCAAGCGCTGATTTGCCTACGCATACGTCACCCCCTCTACTGCACGGCTGCGGCGGTTGAACCACAAAATCAACACTACCAGGACAACCACCGTAAAAATATTGATCGCCGCAGATACCGCAAATTGCCCGCCAAAAGTCGGCGAAAAGGCGTAATAGGATAGCGTGGCATGGGTAACAGTGGGGAAATCTACCCGCATGGTATAGAAGAGATAGAATTGGTTGAAAGCAAAAATCAGGCGGATGAGTACAGCAGGCATCACGAGGGGCCATAATAAAGGCCAGGTCACAAAATGGAATTGCTGCCAACGTCCGGCGCCATCGATTGCCGCGGCTTCATAGACATCACTAGAGATCAACTTCAGCCCGGCAGTCGCAGCCAACATGATGAACGGAAAACCATACCAGGTAGCCGCCAACAACAAGAGCAGCAAGCGCGTGCCCGGCGCAGCCCAAAAAGTCGCTAACCAGACATCAAAAGGCGCATTTTCAATAACCGCCAACCAGCCCCGACCCGGCTCTAGCAGGCGCAACCAGATCAACGCGCCAACAAATTCGGGGATCGCCCAGGGTAAAACGAACAGCGTGCGCCAAAAACCACGCCCGCGCACGCCCTCCCGGTTGAGCATCAATGCCACGGCAATCCCCAACGCGGCCTGCAAAAATAC is part of the Chloroflexota bacterium genome and harbors:
- a CDS encoding sugar ABC transporter permease, whose product is AGIFLLLWPTKWPQYVLTLTAPLSLSAAMGVQTVLQNIRTRPRPAARAPILWRELRRAWPWLLPGLVVLALIAFYPMIFQAAMSLTDFNTISIRDGINGGVWREVWRGITGQTEPLVVDLWQYFDRFRRPTSTDVHYVGFSSLRSLFAGGIPDLLVFNILWAVLSVFLQAALGIAVALMLNREGVRGRGFWRTLFVLPWAIPEFVGALIWLRLLEPGRGWLAVIENAPFDVWLATFWAAPGTRLLLLLLAATWYGFPFIMLAATAGLKLISSDVYEAAAIDGAGRWQQFHFVTWPLLWPLVMPAVLIRLIFAFNQFYLFYTMRVDFPTVTHATLSYYAFSPTFGGQFAVSAAINIFTVVVLVVLILWFNRRSRAVEGVTYA